The Besnoitia besnoiti strain Bb-Ger1 chromosome IV, whole genome shotgun sequence genome contains a region encoding:
- a CDS encoding hypothetical protein (encoded by transcript BESB_051760) → MFCSTSTVASRHANGGRTSRLGAEEGYDYEIVKSAPRPQMREYAKKVLKKFEGGSSGSDGKKGKKKKTKKKKSSHSSSDESSSSSSGSESESEEEEEGVPFFMMDSTIRAAFEERKRKRREARKLAKKEKKKEKKRLKREKRRAEKERKKEAKKAKKEKKRRQRASESPDSSDDEHRHAKKRSKTSEDSSSSQSERDDEDSHMRRRKEENSHFESRSKSSARRRDSDSDDSDERNGASKKKRKTEK, encoded by the exons ATGTTTTGCTCCACTTCGACAGTTGCCAGTCGCCACGCGAACGGTGGGCGCACGTCTCGCTTGGGGGCCGAAGAGGGATACGACTATGAGATCGTCaagagcgcgccgcgccctcagATGAGGGAGTACGCGAAGAAGGTTCTGAAGAAGTTCGAAGGCGGGTCCTCAGGCAGCGACGGCAAGAAgggcaagaagaagaagaccaagaagaagaagagctccCACAGCAGCAGTGAcgagagcagcagcagctcgtccggcagcgagagcgagagtgaagaagaggaggaaggcgttcCCTTCTTCATGATGGACTCTACcatccgcgccgccttcgaggagcggaagcggaagcgacgcgaggcgcgtaAACTCGccaagaaagaaaagaagaaggagaagaaacggctgaagcgcgaaaaacgccgcgccgagaaagagcggaagaaggaggctaaaaaagcgaagaaagagaagaaacggaGGCAAAGAGCCTCCGAGTCCCCAGATTCAAGCGACGACGAACACAGACACGCAAAGAAGCGATCCAAGACTTCGGAAGACTCGTCTTCCAGTCAGAGTGAacgagacgacgaagacagTCATATGCGGAGACGGAAAGAAGAAAATTCGCATTTCGAGTCGCGAAGCAAATCCTCCGCAAGGCGGAGGGACTCTGACAGTGACGACTCTGACGAACGGAACGGCGCGAGCAAAAAGAAG CGGAAGACGGAGAAATGA
- a CDS encoding hypothetical protein (encoded by transcript BESB_051720) codes for MSACSSQLSDELLEAEVLYRTRFTRHGCGARGAVSLLHSKKQTNMKDMSRVCGWGAAALALVAVATASSGDHRAGSPLTPLGGLLPPDESALDAMVPEQLRLLDLILEREDLETDANASFATTAQAAKEFPSFLEKVQKSQHAQFISLTRLMPEVMRFMFRNSLPNAPRADAADSIRDGLENVKKTASAVQGVMNGSVGMVPCWRVDLLSLETARSSYDLRVDANPAQSPSLEQLQEATKTLTQSIYKYLDLLIEACRVMTYHMRQGEVEGLNKVGTSLIPLLKDAYASIVAAASADGFTACQVTSDMIEGQAVKAQYLRRIEVLIVEQQEIVSALKHVGDAVETLGSFGKALLDALRSLNRLRQVPHPVMNLSKTKVRGRRAKRLAAMSAE; via the coding sequence ATGTCTGCTTGTTCATCCCAGTTGAGTGACGAGTTGCTCGAGGCTGAGGTTCTGTATAGGACGCGGTTCACGAGACACGGCTGTGGTGCACGGGGTGCAGTTTCACTATTGCATTCGAAGAAGCAAACAAATATGAAGGACATGTCCCGTGTCTGCGGTtggggcgcggctgcgcttgCGCTCGTCGCCGTTGCGACCGCTTCTAGTGGCGATCATCGCGCAGGCAGTCCTTTGACTCCTTTGGGTGGTTTACTGCCTCCGGACGAATCGGCCTTGGATGCCATGGTTCCTGAGCAACTGCGTCTACTCGACCTGATCCTTGAGAGGGAGGATTTGGAGACTGATGCAAACGCCTCTTTTGCAACCACAGCTCAGGCGGCCAAAGAGTTTCCGTCCTTTCTAGAAAAGGTGCAGAAGAGCCAGCATGCGCAATTTATCAGCCTCACACGTTTGATGCCCGAGGTCATGCGGTTCATGTTCCGCAATTCCCTGCCGAACGCACCCCGGGCTGACGCTGCCGACAGTATTCGCGATGGACTAGAAAATGTGAAAAAGACAGCCTCTGCTGTCCAGGGAGTCATGAATGGTTCAGTGGGTATGGTGCCCTGCTGGCGAGTTGACCTGCTGTCGCTTGAGACTGCCAGGTCCTCTTACGATCTCCGAGTAGATGCAAACCCCGCGCAGTCCCCTTCTttggagcagctgcaggaggcaACGAAGACTCTGACACAAAGCATTTACAAATATTTAGATCTACTGATTGAAGCGTGCCGGGTGATGACTTACCACATGCGCCAGGGAGAGGTGGAGGGTCTTAATAAAGTCGGCACAAGCCTTATTCCTTTGTTGAAGGACGCGTACGCGAgcatcgtcgccgcggcgtcggctgaTGGGTTCACGGCGTGTCAGGTCACCAGCGATATGATCGAGGGGCAGGCGGTGAAGGCTCAGTATCTTCGTCGAATCGAGGTGCTCATTGTTGAGCAGCAGGAAATTGTGTCGGCTCTAAAGCATGTGGGCGACGCGGTTGAAACACTTGGAAGCTTTGGAAAAGCGCTTCTTGATGCACTTCGCTCCCTTAATCGGCTACGGCAGGTGCCCCATCCCGTCATGAATCTGTCGAAAACGAAGGTGCGTGGTCGACGTGCGAAGAGGCTTGCCGCGATGTCAGCGGAATAA
- a CDS encoding WD domain, G-beta repeat-containing protein (encoded by transcript BESB_051750) — protein MEDHASTGRPAAVADILQLGNDAETVVRLEGKFLCRDAVLSMPSVRLTIPSTGSVKLSERSSAAANSDVCYIHELHDEVIFILMSFLGRPETAFHTIGSLSRRLRTAVTNEELWQEFFARRFKGKLNSPSTWRYSRAEVPPVRPALPLWLSLSPTPHSQTTACSSPTSSLPAPSSSGACRHGEAEGGSQCHSPECRLSPLWCSDKLLPTALWISLADQGDAGPPTCATRDSVPESAFEDSRCVAAEQMGTGVLVSSLSPRTRSMHPPYSSHDTSRVSAWPPSMCCFEQVFSPRRSSPELALDSALECMGVPSGGKCWRGKYLLKHSLERKFARGQFDMQRTWFVGHPTLRPAGSGSGADALNDPSHWSHASVASPRSKLTDHSSGKRGILLERKDTLSSSCVLSKLAYLHHHHPRHLCHFQHLRSRRHSNGHDLAYQPRLIGALAASPGVCTDSSPAGPPPVCVLSLRFFCDGAGLLYAARAGGVGAFCPDRGCHLRTFALRREVRDERAGSTRARSRVDRRVRAGSVVRRRVTHNRRDGLLMQHGSHSETGTDEHDSVEEDRLQKEGAEHAGRTEGRGQVHASDSSALALCVAHTIDDALSRCGDFQDRPLACRRAGLLAETVNFERQRPLVVGGYSDGKVGVWDYCHPERVLETLEVTAQLHRGRSAVKSVCAVAGGFRGGGGCDILAGAEDGGVALLTADRADIGVIQRLRGHTAAIQSIACDTHSGIVFTASRDRFVHVFDIRAGELPVASCGRHDDWAMCVHITDGLGDHVFETADRAVHTWDLRRLIGDGGGRGGASARTATALVERHRHKQLISGMRLDAFRLVSCSLDGCVLLSSLENRSLSTPGEDTVPQHTDFSVLRQRGETQWMLGVDFAETKMVTATVDGAIQIYHLLHLHTLPGCFVYN, from the exons ATGGAGGATCATGCTAGTACAGGAAGGCCGGCAGCTGTGGCTGACATACTGCAGCTTGGCAATGATGCTGAGACTGTTGTGCGCCTCGAAGGCAAGTTTCTGTGCCGTGATGCGGTACTGTCGATGCCTAGTGTGCGTTTGACGATCCCGTCGACGGGGAGTGTAAAGTTATCCGAAcgctcctccgcagcggccaaTTCGGACGTCTGTTACATTCACGAACTACACGACGAAGTTATCTTTATTCTTATGTCGTTTCTTGGTCGGCCCGAAACTGCTTTCCACACGATTGGTTCG ctgagtcgtcgcctgcgcacggCTGTCACAAACGAGGAGTTATGGCAGGAGTTCTTCGCCAGGAGATTCAAAGGCAAGCTT AATTCACCGTCCACCTGGCGCTACAGTCGTGCTGAGGTGCCCCCGGTCCGCCCCGCGCTTCCTCTATGGCTTTCCCtgtcgccgacgccgcactCCCAGACAACGGCATGCTCGTCCCCCACGTCGTCTCTCCCAGCTCCCTCGTCTTCAGGCGCGTGTAGAcacggcgaagcagaggggGGCAGCCAGTGTCATTCTCCTGAGTGCCGCCTATCGCCGCTGTGGTGCAGCGACAAGCTGCTGCCGACAGCCCTTTGGATATCTCTTGCTGATCAGGGAGACGCGGGGCCTCCCACATGCGCCACTCGCGACTCAGTACCTGAGAGCGCTTTCGAGGATTCGCgttgcgtcgccgccgagcaaATGGGGACCGGAGTTTTGGTCTCGTCGTTGTCTCCTCGAACGCGCTCCATGCATCCTCCGTATTCTTCCCATGATACCTCGCGTGTGTCCGCGTGGCCGCCTTCGATGTGTTGTTTTGAGCAAGtcttttctccgcgtcgctcttcgcctgAGCTCGCCCTGGACAGTGCCCTCGAGTGCATGGGCGTGCCCTCCGGGGGAAAGTGCTGGCGAGGCAAGTATCTTTTGAAGCACTCTCTGGAAAGGAAATTCGCAAGAGGACAGTTCGACATGCAGCGGACGTGGTTTGTGGGCCACCCGACGCTGCGTCCGGCAGGTTCTGGGAGCGGGGCGGACGCTCTCAACGATCCCAGCCACTGGAGTCATGCGAGTGTTGCATCACCGAGATCAAAGTTAACGGACCACAGTAGCGGCAAACGAGGCATTTTGTTGGAGAGAAAAGACACTCTTTCTTCGTCGTGTGTGTTATCGAAACTGGCGTACCTTCATCACCATCACCCCAGGCATCTCTGTCACTTCCAGCATTTGCGTTCTCGGCGACACAGCAACGGCCACGATCTGGCGTACCAACCGCGCTTGATCGGAGCGCTGGCGGCTTCTCCAGGCGTGTGTACAgactcctcgcctgcgggcccTCCTCCAGTGTGTGTCCTCAGCCTTCGATTTTTCTGCGACGGCGCTGGGTTACTTTACGCGGCTAGGGCAGGCGGCGTCGGAGCATTCTGCCCTGATCGGGGGTGTCATTTGAGAACATTTGCGCTCCGTAGAGAAGTGCGAGATGAAAGGGCGGGATCAACGAGAGCAAGAAGCCGTGTGGATAGGCGGGTTCGTGCTGGCTCAGTGGTGAGGAGGAGAGTAACGCATAACCGAAGAGACGGATTGCTCATGCAGCACGGGAGCCATAGCGAAACAGGCACTGATGAGCATGACAGTGTCGAAGAAGATAGACTTCAGAAAGAAGGTGCAGAGCATGCTGGACGGACAGAGGGACGAGGACAAGTGCATGCTTCTGACTCATCTGCGCTTGCCCTTTGCGTAGCGCATACCATCGATGACGCGCTTAGCCGATGTGGAGACTTCCAGGATCGGCCGTTGGCCTGCCGCAGGGCAGGACTCCTTGCTGAGACAGTCAATTTTGAACGTCAACGCCCTCTTGTAGTTGGCGGCTACAGTGATGGGAAA GTCGGTGTATGGGACTATTGTCATCCTGAACGCGTGCTCGAGACCCTAGAAGTCACGGCACAACTACATCGTGGTCGCTCTGCGGTAAAGAGCGTTTGCGCTGTTGCTGGAGGTTTcagagggggaggaggctgTGATATCCTGGCCGGAGCCGAGGACGGAGGGGTAGCGCTCCTTACTGCTGACCGAGCAGATATTGGTGTCATCCAGCGTCTCCGTGGCCACACAGCTGCAATACAGTCCATCGCATGTGACACCCACAGCGGCATAGTCTTCACTGCATCACGG GACAGGTTCGTTCATGTCTTCGATatccgcgcgggcgagctgCCGGTGGCGTCGTGCGGCCGACATGACGATTGGGCGATGTGTGTTCACATTACGGACGGTCTAGGCGATCATGTATTCGAGA CTGCTGACAGAGCTGTGCACACGTGGGACTTGCGACGGTTGATTGGTGACGGCGgggggcgtggcggcgcttcaGCCCGGACTGCGACGGCACTCGTGGAGAGGCATCGCCACAAGCAACTTATCAGCGGAATGCG ACTGGATGCATTTCGCCTAGTCAGCTGCTCTCTGGACGGCTGCGTCTTGCTTTCGAGCCTGGAGAATCGCAGCCTGAGCACGCCAGGGGAGGACACAGTCCCGCAGCACACAGACTTTAGCGTTTTAAGGCAACGGGGAGAAACTCAGTGGATGCTAGGAGTGGACTTCGCTGAAACTAAAATGGTGACGGCGACCGTTGACGGGGCGATTCAGATCTACCACCTGCTCCACCTCCATACCCTTCCTGGCTGCTTCGTGTACAACTGA
- a CDS encoding microneme protein MIC11 (encoded by transcript BESB_051710): MTTNKRSFTALAFFGLWCAVGLGPRFCEGITPLVTFGPETARADLLNKVSERVFSLVETGDDGGSPTAIVKTVFTNALKSILSAVKGEVHEACNELVEIATQKIQEAEQRGELSGEGESTDSDLDDLDFSFMDSPKKTESSIRPHGFLQETKFMDTLKTFATGALKTLAEPMKEAMVQGIKPILPKIKDAAIHVFREACQDAEQKLEEA, from the exons ATGACAACTAACAAGCGTTCTTTCACCGCACTCGCATTTTTTGGGCTTTGGTGCGCGGTCGGTTTGGGGCCCA GATTCTGCGAAGGCATAACACCTCTCGTGACGTTCGGGCCGGAGACCGCCCGAGCCGATCTTCTCAACAAGGTTTCGGAGAGAG TCTTTTCTCTGGTTGAGACGGGAGATGATGGTGGAAGCCCTACGGCGATCGTGAAGACTGTCTTCACGAACGCTCTCAAATCCATACTTTCGGCGGTGAAGGGGGAGGTTCACGAGGCTTGCAATGAGCTTGTGGAAATTGCTACACAGAAGATTCAAGAGGCGGAACAGCGCGGAGAGCTCtcgggagagggcgagagtACGGATTCCGATTTAGATGATTTAG ATTTCAGCTTTATGGATtcgccgaagaagacagagtCGTCAATTAGGCCACATGGGTTTCTGCAAGAGACGAAGTTCATGGATACGCTTAAAACGTTTGCCACAGGGGCGCTCAAAACTTTGGCGGAACCTATGAAGGAAGCCATGGTACAAGGCATCAAACCTATCCTTCCCAAAATCAAAGACGCTGCGATCCACGTCTTTAGGGAGGCATGTCAAGATGCCGAGCAGAAACTCGAGGAAGCATAG
- a CDS encoding DUF367 domain-containing protein (encoded by transcript BESB_051700), whose amino-acid sequence MNALGTDTPLGQRPGGEGGRGSRVGDKAKDSDASKKDRKRKQNYSAAHAAAVRSQLNVHALVKKISAEKHAAAQAKCVAETGESASSTFCKGKTKPISTLSPLRKKEDDSVQSGAQRKRVVRKSAAERDCCTDGHSALAQSSENPHDVGLPKGSAGSGDSHSDSETDSGTAEHGQQGRASGSSSEGHGADDDGTAFEGPRSQSRSDAAKVKLFMFDFGECDPKRCSGRKLYRHRRIQVIQVAQAKAKGRGVERAKGSRGVGGGGGGGTYDRVPAGGCRPVLASRGIDATEEEIKRTEESPERSCKIPEERQCRSHPAASPKESECPAPRLDLHTDTPPMSDAPPTSQNNPPRKHPGNRRRGRRGGFRGIVLTPFFKEQSKLLSAADAQLIRDEGLAVVDCSWNRVEEQGKSARISCSRANGRFLPYLVAANPTHYGRPYELNCVEALAAALMIVGYHDQAKDLLKLFKWGMNFIHLNDGALTQYRTHGVDEVSMYRTEQSVLESTEGQRAAARQTPLPLPSADESSSEDSDAADAAACSPA is encoded by the exons ATGAATGCGCTTGGGACTGATACCCCTCTGGGGCAGAGGccgggaggcgaaggaggccgcggctcgcgtgtTGGAGACAAAGCAAAGGACTCAGACGCAAGCAAGAAGGACAGAAAGCGGAAGCAGAACTACTCAGCTGCACATGCTGCAGCTGTTCGGAGCCAACTGAACGTCCATGCGCTCGTGAAAAAGATTTCTGCGGAGAAGCACGCGGCTGCGCAAGCCAAGTGTGTAGCAGAGACTGGAGAGAGCGCATCGTCCACATTTTGCAAAGGCAAGACTAAACCGATCTCGACACTCTCGCCCCTCCGGAAGAAGGAGGATGACAGCGTTCAGAGCGGCGCCCAGAGAAAGCGTGTAGTCCGTAAATCGGCAGCCGAACGCGATTGCTGTACTGACGGTCATTCTGCACTGGCACAGTCTTCAGAGAACCCGCACGATGTGGGACTGCCAAAGGGCTCGGCCGGGAGTGGCGACTCTCACTCGGATAGTGAAACTGATAGTGGCACCGCGGAGCATGGTCAGCAGGGCAGAGCGAGCGGATCGAGTTCAGAGGGCCACGGTGCGGACGATGACGGGACAGCCTTCGAAGGGCCCCGCTCACAGTCACGTTCAGACGCAGCCAAAGTGAAACTTTTCATGTTTGATTTTGGTGAATGCGATCCGAAAAGGTGTAGTGGCCGAAAACTATATCGGCATCGAAGAATTCAGGTGATCCAAGTGGCTCAGGCAAAGGCAAAAGGGCGTGGGGTAGAGCGGGCGAAGGGCAGTCGTGgggtcggcggcgggggcggaggaggcactTACGACCGAGTCCCTGCAGGAGGCTGCCGGCCTGTGCTGGCGTCTCGTGGGATCGATGCCACTGAAGAAGAAATCAAGCGAACCGAAGAAAGTCCAGAGCGTTCCTGTAAAATACCGGAAGAAAGGCAGTGTCGAAGCCACCCTGCCGCATCTCCCAAGGAGAGCGAGTGTCCTGCTCCTCGTCTTGATCTGCATACCGATACGCCTCCCATGTCAGATGCGCCACCTACATCACAGAACAACCCGCCCCGCAAACATCCTGGCAAccgccgacgcggacgccgaggtGGCTTCAGAGGCATCGTGCTTACGCCGTTCTTCAAAGAACAAAGCAAATTGCTAAGCGCCGCCGATGCTCAGCTAATACGGGATGAGGGTCTTGCAGTTGTCGATTGTAGTTGGAACCGCGTAGAAGAACAAGGCAAAAGTGCTAGGATAAGCTGCTCTCGAG ccAATGGCAGGTTTCTGCCGTATTTAGTGGCAGCGAATCCGACGCACTACGGCAGACCATACGAGCTAAACTGTGTGGAagctctcgcggctgcgttGATGATTGTGG GATACCATGATCAGGCAAAAGATCTACTCAAACTTTTCAAGTGGGGAATGAATTTCATTCACTTGAACGACGGCGCCTTGACACAGTACCGGACACATGGCGTTGACGAGGTCTCGATGTATCGAACAGAGCAGAGCGTGCTCGAGTCAACGGAAGGACAACGGGCAGCTGCCAGGCAGACACCGCTTCCCCTCCCATCAGCGGACGAGTCATCGAGCGAGGATTCTGATGCGGCAGAtgctgctgcctgcagccCCGCATAG
- a CDS encoding hypothetical protein (encoded by transcript BESB_051740), giving the protein MRSVFFFGTFLMGLRATSASSALDGSAAGSEGDLQRLQASADLNDIQPESSDALEKLQEAQRASQAFAHRNLPGSHIGNGVIPYDGNANEDSYGGDDVSAGRALGKRSDFLAPSPAAKKVIVQVPEKKATPVTVYRKLQEGSDDEKHEQSENDHQGGSSEDLDREGADDNREASDEEDLLDALRRDNPEASEDQGTVNEDAGSEDTQSALLEGDDPEREAENEEENALLAIIEIETDLEVPDEVLDESESEDDRRLGKKSYYYAPPKKALPPPKRVAVAPKKALPVKAPPKKVHEKKVVPTPQKAVLPAKKAIPVQKKAPPPKKVYAPPPKKVYAPPPKKVYAPPPKKVYAPPPKKVYAPPPKKVYAPKKYVPVSKKGGY; this is encoded by the coding sequence ATGAGGTCGGTATTCTTCTTTGGAACGTTTCTCATGGGCTTACGCGCCACCAGTGCTAGTTCTGCGCTTGATGGCAGTGCCGCTGGGTCAGAGGGTGACCTGCAGAGGCTCCAAGCGAGTGCTGATTTGAATGATATTCAACCTGAAAGTTCAGATGCGCTCGAAAAATTGCAGGAAGCCCAGCGTGCATCTCAGGCTTTTGCTCATCGGAACCTGCCAGGAAGCCATATTGGCAACGGCGTTATCCCGTATGATGGCAACGCTAATGAAGATTCATATGGAGGTGACGATGTttctgcaggccgcgccctAGGAAAGAGGTCTGATTTCCTGGCTCCCTCGCCCGCTGCAAAGAAAGTCATTGTTCAGGTTCCGGAGAAGAAAGCCACTCCGGTGACAGTCTACCGCAAGTTGCAAGAAGGGTCCGATGATGAGAAACACGAGCAATCAGAGAACGACCATCAGGGAGGGTCCTCGGAAGATTTGGAtcgagagggcgcggacgaTAATCGCGAAGCGTCAGATGAAGAGGATCTGTTAGATGCTCTCAGGCGGGACAACCCTGAAGCCAGCGAGGACCAGGGGACTGTGAATGaagacgccggcagcgaagacACTCAAAGTGCACTACTTGAGGGTGACGATCCGGAACGGGAGgcggaaaacgaagaagagaatgCCTTATTAGCAATTATTGAAATTGAAACAGACCTCGAAGTGCCAGACGAGGTTCTAGACGAAAGTGAATCTGAGGATGATCGAAGACTGGGCAAGAAATCGTACTACTATGCTCCGCCAAAGAAAGCCCTGCCGCCTCCCAAGAGAGTCGCCGTAGCCCCCAAAAAGGCTCTTCCAGTGAAGGCTCCACCAAAGAAGGTTCACGAAAAAAAAGTTGTTCCGACCCCACAAAAAGCCGTCCTACCTGCTAAAAAAGCGATTCCGgtgcagaagaaggcgcccCCGCCCAAGAAGGTCTATGCGCCCCCGCCCAAGAAGGTCTATGCGCCCCCGCCCAAGAAGGTCTATGCGCCCCCGCCCAAGAAGGTCTATGCGCCCCCGCCCAAGAAGGTCTATGCCCCGCCTCCGAAGAAAGTCTATGCCCCCAAAAAGTACGTTCCAGTGTCGAAAAAGGGTGGATATTAA
- a CDS encoding hypothetical protein (encoded by transcript BESB_051730) — MGDNVYPDQLDVVDPRYVAEAEKNIWSFLRPLVRLYLVLDSYRTVQDPVAEETIEMAYRNQTNYHEYQLLKDDGVHIIGTWDDHDMGEDNANKFFPHKHRSRELLLDFLGVPADSPRRSEDWHGVFNSRRIQLGSGHFIRFILLDTRFNRDPWRDFLRGDILGQQQWQWFEKELERSRDDEDDATVIVSSMQVLPPATILSESWPVFPAVRERLLQMVLNSGVRLPLLLSGDVHFAEVSASFILSLISFYILGPTMETAYLPFRGRSPVYDNEEVSKGIPGCLIGDAPEATEKTGTAEDDVIHHHRGATEGDVSNETSLRKGRAKRHTSANHLGTAEAGRKSLPENDFRGQGDVSRGGAAASAVPSETETTSGTKTEPARRRGQTTERMLYEFTSSGLSHGIPETLAASPLLIRIVDGLLKAWLSRETLLRSSFNGAPFIYLRRNVGEIQFLQNKLRAHLFGGGDSAARDGTSLGEGAPETQREAGVTASSAEGKHAVASQNGYASGETEEQAAFRSVWKRQMDQCMTVLNNHVEHTEKRGTSDSLHATGTSTADNSSTGMQDVAMFFSTHLQSFDRLLSLYENLVEVHAHDDPSNVEDNEAGNHASEKSISTFRIEEASVCEKRATDEERQGLTRGAAQYHANLSVHGSGRRVNKQNISIISWRRERASQCDMESVGDTQHPQDEPWWEENEANIDRHRARPPFPLLDPSFVALLHAVERLAHAATVHTADGEELDATATSSKMDDMSRQRELTRVDILQKWCKVVLSAHRQTIHDVLQHLFANKHARVDEGGANSIPKIERLGLLGSGAGSFSLPVVHFLLVFARASGHAA, encoded by the exons ATGGGCGATAACGTCTATC CGGACCAACTGGATGTTGTTGATCCACGTTACGTTgccgaagcggagaagaatATTTGGAGTTTCCTTAGGCCTCTCGTAAGACTGTATCTCGTCCTTGACTCTTACCGGACTGTCCAAGACCCAGTCGCTGAAGAAACAATCGAGATGGCGTACAGAAACCAGACAAATTATCATGAGTATCAG CTCCTCAAAGACGACGGAGTCCACATAATTGGGACTTGGGATGACCACGACATGGGCGAAGACAATGCAAATAAGTTTTTTCCTCACAAGCATC GTTCgcgagagctgctgctggactTTCTAGGAGTACCAGCGGACTCGCCTCGACGTTCGGAGGACTGGCACGGTGTATTCAACTCTCGCCGAATTCAGCTCGGGAGCGGACACTTCATCCGCTTCATTTTACTTGACACCAG GTTTAACCGCGATCCTTGGCGTGATTTTCTACGCGGCGATATCCTTGGCCAGCAGCAATGGCAGTGGTTTGAGAAAGAACTGGAAAGGTCAcgggacgacgaagacgacgcgacgGTGATTGTATCGTCCATGCAAGTACTTCCCCCTGCCAC AATCCTCTCCGAGTCGTGGCCAGTCTTCCCTGCTGTGCGCGAACGCTTGCTGCAAATGGTGCTCAACTCGGGCGTCAGgcttccgctcctcctctcAGGAGATGTGCATTTCGCAGAAGTCTCGG CTTCTTTCATCCTCTCTCTCATCTCCTTTTACATTCTGGGTCCCACCATGGAGACTGCGTATCTGCCGTTCCGCGGTCGCTCACCCGTCTACGATAATGAAGAGGTCAGCAAAGGCATCCCGGGTTGCTTGATAGGTGATGCACCGGAAGCAACAGAGAAGACAGGCACCGCCGAGGATGACGTCATTCATCACCATCGAGGTGCGACTGAAGGTGACGTCTCAAATGAAACTTCACTCCGCAAGGGGCGCGCGAAGCGTCATACGTCCGCGAATCACTTGGGCACCGCTGAGGCCGGGAGAAAATCGCTACCGGAAAACGATTTCCGCGGCCAAGGCGACGTTTCCAGAGGAGGTGCCGCGGCGTCAGCTGTCCCGTCCGAGACAGAAACCACCTCTGGTACAAAAACTGAACCTGCTCGCCGAAGAGGACAAACGACAGAACGGATGCTGTACGAGTTCACCTCAAGTGGTCTCAGCCATGGCATTCCCGAAACACTAGcggcttctcctctgctgaTTCGGATCGTGGATGGACTGCTGAAGGCTTGGCTCTCTCGGGAGACATTGCTGAGGAGCTCTTTTAACG GTGCTCCGTTCATCTACTTGAGGAGGAACGTCGGAGAGATTCAGTTTCTGCAAAACAAGCTCCGGGCACACCTTTTTGGCGGTGGAGACTCCGCTGCCCGGGATGGCACATCGCTAGGGGAAGGGGCCCCAGAAacacagagagaagcggGGGTCACTGCGAGTTCCGCCGAAGGGAAACACGCTGTCGCATCACAAAATGGGTACGCAAGTGGAGAAACAGAGGAGCAGGCTGCCTTCCGCAGTGTGTGGAAGCGGCAGATGGACCAGTGCATGACTGTGCTTAACAACCACGTTGAGCATACGGAGAAGCGCGGCACGTCAGACTCGCTACACGCAACAGGCACCAGTACGGCGGACAATTCAAGTACTGGTATGCAGGACGTGGCGATGTTCTTCAGCACACATCTGCAGTCCTTCGACCGCCTACTTAGTCTCTACGAAAACCTCGTTGAGGTACACGCGCATGACGACCCTTCTAACGTAGAAGATAATGAGGCAGGAAATCACGCGTCGGAGAAAAGCATCTCCACTTTCAGGATAGAGGAGGCCAGTGTGTGTGAAAAACGCGCGACAGATGAGGAACGTCAGGGTTTGACTCGCGGGGCTGCACAGTACCACGCGAATCTCTCCGTGCATGGTTCTGGCCGCCGGGTGAATAAACAGAACATCTCTATCATCTCGTGGAGGAGGGAGCGGGCGAGTCAATGCGATATGGAGAGCGTAGGGGACACGCAACATCCGCAGGACGAACCGTGGTGGGAGGAAAACGAAGCCAACATCGACCGACACCGAGCACGGCCTCCCTTTCCACTGCTGGACCCTTCCTTTGTCGCCCTGCTTCACGCGGTCGAAAGGCTTGCTCACGCTGCAACTGTGCACACGGCAGACGGGGAGGAACTCGACGCCACTGCCACGTCCAGCAAAATGGACGACATGAGTCGACAGAGGGAGCTGACCCGAGTGGACATTCTTCAGAAGTGGTGTAAAGTGGTTCTTTCGGCGCACCGGCAAACGATCCACGACGTCCTGCAACATTTATTTGCGAACAAACACGCCAGGGTGGACGAGGGGGGTGCGAATAGTATTCCTAAGATAGAAC GCCTCGGACTCTTGGGCTCCGGCGCTGGCAGCTTCAGCCTCCCTGTTGTCCATTTCCTTCTCGTGTTCGCCAGAGCTAGCGGACACGCCGCCTGA